In Synergistaceae bacterium, a single genomic region encodes these proteins:
- the acpP gene encoding acyl carrier protein, whose amino-acid sequence MKKEEVMAKLVAIVSDRLDVEADQVTPEKTFVEDLGADSLDIVELIMGIEEEFDIEIPDEDAEKLTSVGEAMNYTLAKIGVED is encoded by the coding sequence ATGAAGAAAGAAGAAGTAATGGCAAAGTTGGTCGCAATAGTTTCAGACCGTCTTGACGTTGAAGCAGATCAGGTAACGCCGGAAAAAACTTTTGTTGAAGATCTGGGAGCTGATTCGCTTGATATAGTTGAGCTTATAATGGGAATCGAAGAGGAATTTGATATCGAGATCCCCGACGAGGACGCCGAAAAACTTACATCAGTAGGTGAGGCAATGAACTACACACTTGCAAAAATCGGTGTAGAAGATTAA